A region of the Candidatus Rokuibacteriota bacterium genome:
CACGGAGGAAAGGAGCTAGCAATGCCGTACCCAGTGTTTCGTCCGCGTCGCCTCCGCGAGTCACCGCTGCTGCGGAAGATGGTCCGAGAGACCACGCTCCAGGTTGACGACTTGATCTATCCGCTCTTCGTCGTCCACGGCCGGGACGTGCGGGAGCCGATCGCGTCCATGCCCGGGCAGTGGCGGCTCTCGGTGGACGAGCTGGTCAAGGAGGCCAAGGACGCGGCCTCGATGCAGATCCCCGCGGTGCTGCTGTTCGGGGTTCCCCGCGAGAAGGATCCCCGGGGGTCGGAGGCGTATGCCGAGGACGGCATCGTCCAGCAGGCCGTCCGGGCAGTGAAGGACACGGTGCCGGACCTGCTGGTGATCACGGATGTGTGCCTCTGCCAGTACACGAGCCACGGCCACTGCGGGGTGGTGGAGGACGGACGTGTCAAGAACGACCCGACCCTCGACCTCCTGGCGCGCACCGCGGTCTCGCAGGCCGAGGCCGGGGCCGACATGGTGGCCCCGTCGGACATGATGGACGGCCGCGTGGCGGCGATCCGCGAGGGGCTCGACGACGCCGGCTACCAGGAGCTCCCGATCATGGCCTACTCGGCCAAGTACGCCTCGGCCTTCTACGGTCCCTTCCGTGAGGCGGCCGACTCCGCCCCTCAGTTCGGCGACCGGCGGGCCTACCAGATGGACCCGGCGAACGCCGTGGAGGCGCTCCGCGAGGTGGGGCTGGACATCGACGAGGGCGCCGACATCATCATGGTGAAGCCGGCGCTGCCGTACCTGGACGTCATCGCGCGCGTGAAGGGGGAGTTCGCGATCCCGCTGGCCGCCTACTGCGTGTCGGGCGAGTACGCGATGATCAAGGCGGCGGGGAAGCTCGGCTGGCTGGACGAGGAGCGGGCGATGCTGGAGGCGCTCACCGCGATCCGGCGGGCGGGCGCCGACCTGGTGATCACGTACTTCGCCAAGGAGGCGTGCCGGCTGCTGGAACGTGGGCGCCTGGTTTAGTGCTGTTGTCCCGGCGTGAGCATGCGGGTCTCGGCGAAGGGCGAGTACGCGGTCAAGGCGATGCTGGATCTGGCCCTCCATTACGAGAAGGGCCTGATCCCGATCCAGGAGATCGCGGCGCGGCAGGCGATCCCCCATCGCTACCTGGAGCAGGTGCTTCTCCTGCTGAAGCGGGCCGGTTTCCTGATCTCCAAGCGCGGCTCGGCCGGCGGCTATCACCTGCTTCGTGCCCCGTCGGAGATTACGGTGGGCTCGGTGCTCCGGACGATCGAGGGGTCCCTCGACAGGTCAGAGCCAGGCAGACGCCGCGCGGCCGGCCACGACTCCTCACAGCTCGCCGAACTCTGGGCCGAGGTGTCGGCGGC
Encoded here:
- the hemB gene encoding porphobilinogen synthase translates to MPYPVFRPRRLRESPLLRKMVRETTLQVDDLIYPLFVVHGRDVREPIASMPGQWRLSVDELVKEAKDAASMQIPAVLLFGVPREKDPRGSEAYAEDGIVQQAVRAVKDTVPDLLVITDVCLCQYTSHGHCGVVEDGRVKNDPTLDLLARTAVSQAEAGADMVAPSDMMDGRVAAIREGLDDAGYQELPIMAYSAKYASAFYGPFREAADSAPQFGDRRAYQMDPANAVEALREVGLDIDEGADIIMVKPALPYLDVIARVKGEFAIPLAAYCVSGEYAMIKAAGKLGWLDEERAMLEALTAIRRAGADLVITYFAKEACRLLERGRLV
- a CDS encoding Rrf2 family transcriptional regulator, with translation MRVSAKGEYAVKAMLDLALHYEKGLIPIQEIAARQAIPHRYLEQVLLLLKRAGFLISKRGSAGGYHLLRAPSEITVGSVLRTIEGSLDRSEPGRRRAAGHDSSQLAELWAEVSAAVSEVIDRITFEDLRKRVEARQNAARPMYHI